One genomic window of Cellulophaga sp. Hel_I_12 includes the following:
- a CDS encoding FecCD family ABC transporter permease has translation MIALVFVNISLGSVTIPLKNTFTILFGGDTSNTSWTYIIWDSRIPKAFTAILVGSGLSLSGLLMQTLFRNPLAGPFVLGISSGASLGAALLIMGASIFSSIFSFSLFNDVSLAIASSLGSFLVLLAVLSVAAKVKDTMSLLIIGLMFGSITGAVVSVLSYFSSAEKLQQYIYWGFGSLGGLSWSQLALLSLLVGIGIFLSIISIKPLNAFLLGENYAQSLGVELKKSRFIIIMATGLLAGAITAFAGPIAFIGLAVPHLTRQLFNTTDHKILVPAVCIYGGILMLVCDTIAQLPTSASVLPINAITSIIGAPVVIWLLIRKRKMVF, from the coding sequence ATGATAGCTCTTGTGTTTGTTAATATTAGTTTAGGTTCTGTTACGATTCCCTTAAAAAACACCTTCACTATTCTTTTTGGTGGCGATACTTCAAATACATCTTGGACCTATATCATTTGGGATTCTAGGATTCCTAAAGCCTTTACCGCCATTCTAGTAGGTAGTGGTTTATCACTTAGTGGTTTATTGATGCAAACCTTATTTAGAAACCCATTGGCAGGGCCTTTTGTTTTAGGCATTAGCTCAGGAGCAAGTTTAGGTGCTGCACTTTTAATTATGGGGGCTAGTATTTTTTCTAGTATTTTTTCTTTTTCACTATTTAATGATGTCAGTTTGGCTATCGCTTCTAGTTTAGGAAGTTTTCTGGTCTTATTAGCCGTACTATCGGTAGCAGCAAAGGTAAAAGACACCATGTCGCTCTTGATTATAGGCTTGATGTTTGGAAGCATCACTGGTGCCGTGGTAAGTGTACTCTCGTACTTTAGCTCGGCTGAAAAACTACAACAATACATTTATTGGGGTTTTGGAAGCTTAGGTGGACTCTCTTGGTCTCAATTAGCCTTGCTAAGCCTTCTGGTTGGTATTGGTATATTTTTAAGTATTATATCCATCAAACCATTAAATGCCTTTTTGCTAGGAGAAAATTACGCACAAAGTTTGGGCGTGGAACTAAAAAAATCACGTTTTATTATCATTATGGCTACAGGCTTATTAGCGGGAGCCATAACCGCCTTTGCAGGTCCTATTGCTTTTATTGGTTTGGCCGTTCCCCATTTAACCCGGCAGTTATTCAATACTACGGATCATAAAATTTTAGTACCCGCTGTATGTATTTATGGGGGTATCTTAATGCTGGTTTGTGATACTATAGCTCAATTGCCAACATCAGCAAGTGTATTACCGATTAATGCCATTACAAGTATCATTGGTGCTCCAGTGGTGATTTGGTTGTTAATTCGAAAAAGAAAAATGGTTTTTTAA
- a CDS encoding TonB-dependent siderophore receptor, producing the protein MNKNFLCLCAIVLAGTSTAAQEQQYDSITLQKLDEVVVSDSRFALKRENSGKTVIKITREELERNQGRTVAEIITTKSGFEINGSRGREGNILGIFARGGRGKQVLVIIDGIRVSDPSSSASEYDLRLLPVANIESIEIIKGAASTLYGTNAATAVINIRTKKASKKMLAGNFQSTVGTQQTADNQNYNASEFTNLANVNGSLKGFSYSLGITNRYSNGLSDIANTPEKDPYANYSLDVKLGYQFAKNFNFQVYANQTQLETAYDDSFNGEDALFFYNSQQERLGIASKYSYSDKGSLNLNAAFAEYNSENISAFPNDFESNNYTVDFFNKYTFHNQFYTIVGLNYIQDESKFSVDKKITITDPYANIVYVSSFGLNINAGARLNTNSEYGNQLVYNLNPSFTYTLNEGYIKALSSYATSYITPSLAQLYGFFGANPDLQPEENRTIEGGVEYATTALRVSALYFNRDENNPIIYDGANGYQNSAGFIDAQGLEAELDWNLSGAVQWTANYTFTERKGDNAIRIPKHKLNTSFDITLSKTTFSSLNYAFVGKRLDSDFSTFPARQVNLEAFSMVNFYFSHSLLDQKLKVFLNVDNLLNEEFVETIGFNTRGRNVRIGFTLSL; encoded by the coding sequence ATGAACAAAAATTTTTTATGTCTATGTGCTATCGTTTTAGCAGGTACAAGTACTGCTGCACAAGAGCAGCAGTACGACTCTATTACACTTCAAAAGCTAGATGAAGTGGTGGTCAGTGATTCTCGATTTGCATTAAAGAGAGAAAACTCAGGTAAAACAGTAATAAAAATTACCAGAGAAGAATTAGAACGCAACCAGGGCAGAACAGTTGCCGAAATTATCACCACCAAAAGTGGTTTTGAAATTAACGGCAGTAGGGGTAGAGAAGGAAATATTCTGGGTATTTTTGCACGTGGGGGTCGCGGTAAACAAGTTTTAGTAATTATTGATGGTATCCGGGTTTCTGATCCGTCATCTTCAGCTTCGGAGTATGATTTACGCTTGCTACCGGTAGCCAATATTGAATCCATTGAAATCATTAAAGGTGCTGCTAGTACGCTTTATGGCACTAACGCTGCTACCGCAGTAATCAACATTAGGACCAAAAAAGCCAGTAAAAAAATGCTTGCTGGTAATTTTCAATCGACAGTGGGTACACAACAAACGGCCGATAATCAAAATTATAATGCTTCTGAATTCACCAATTTGGCGAATGTAAATGGTAGTTTAAAGGGTTTTAGCTATAGTTTAGGAATTACGAATCGGTATTCAAACGGACTTTCAGATATTGCAAACACTCCTGAGAAAGACCCCTATGCTAACTACAGTTTAGATGTAAAACTAGGCTACCAATTTGCTAAAAATTTTAATTTTCAAGTATATGCCAATCAAACGCAATTAGAAACCGCCTACGATGATTCATTTAATGGTGAAGACGCACTGTTTTTCTACAATAGCCAGCAAGAACGTCTTGGTATAGCTTCAAAATATAGCTATTCTGATAAGGGGTCCCTGAACTTAAATGCGGCATTTGCTGAGTATAATTCTGAAAACATTAGTGCTTTTCCAAATGATTTTGAATCCAATAATTATACGGTAGACTTCTTTAATAAATATACCTTCCATAATCAATTTTATACCATAGTAGGCTTAAATTATATTCAAGACGAATCAAAGTTTTCAGTGGATAAAAAAATTACCATTACCGATCCTTATGCGAATATTGTTTATGTTTCTTCTTTTGGATTAAATATTAATGCAGGTGCTAGGCTTAATACAAACTCCGAATATGGCAATCAGTTGGTGTATAATTTAAATCCTTCTTTTACCTATACCTTGAATGAAGGATATATAAAGGCATTGAGTTCGTATGCCACATCCTATATTACGCCATCCCTGGCGCAATTATATGGTTTTTTTGGAGCAAATCCTGACTTACAACCTGAAGAAAACAGAACTATAGAAGGAGGGGTAGAGTATGCCACTACCGCCTTAAGAGTAAGCGCTTTGTATTTTAATAGAGATGAGAATAACCCTATTATCTATGACGGGGCTAACGGCTATCAAAATAGTGCAGGTTTTATTGACGCACAAGGTTTAGAAGCGGAGTTAGATTGGAATTTGAGTGGGGCTGTACAATGGACCGCCAATTATACGTTTACGGAGCGCAAAGGCGACAATGCGATACGGATTCCAAAACACAAGCTAAATACATCTTTTGATATTACTTTGAGCAAGACTACGTTTAGCTCTTTAAACTATGCTTTTGTAGGGAAGCGATTAGATAGTGATTTTTCCACTTTCCCTGCTCGCCAGGTAAATTTAGAAGCCTTTTCAATGGTGAATTTTTATTTTAGTCACAGCCTGTTAGACCAGAAATTAAAGGTATTTTTAAATGTGGATAATCTTTTAAATGAAGAATTTGTGGAAACCATTGGTTTTAACACGCGTGGTCGAAATGTAAGAATAGGCTTTACTTTAAGTTTGTAA
- the rmuC gene encoding DNA recombination protein RmuC, with protein sequence MNEYLIYFSIIIPCLAIGFFIGNYIQKLKTTSTQSALVEREQQLRQNISSLEEQLFKAKEDTAEIRVRSEEAKTELRNEKELLGNQITRYQADLENLQQKNTEQKQEVEKLQEKFTKEFENLANKILDEKSSKFTEQNKENIKNILTPLQERILLFEKKVDDSQKESVGMHSALKEQLANLQTQNLKITQEAENLTKALKGDSKMQGNWGELVLERVLEKSGLEKDREYSVQQSFTREDGSRVLPDVIINLPDGKKMIVDSKVSLTDYERYVNAEDEFKEKFLKDHINSLRRHVDQLSAKKYEDLYAMESPDFVLLFVPIEPAFAVAINNDNSLYNKAFEQNIIIVTPSTLLATLRTIDSMWNNEKQQRNAIEIARQAGALYDKFEGFVSDLLKVGKKMDEAKGEYKGAMNKLTEGRGNIVSSIEKLKKMGAKAKKSIPENLLKRAYDDSDEDVEEPKNDLR encoded by the coding sequence ATGAACGAATACCTTATCTATTTTAGCATCATCATCCCTTGTTTGGCTATTGGCTTTTTCATAGGAAATTACATACAAAAATTAAAAACGACCTCCACACAGAGTGCTTTAGTAGAGCGTGAACAGCAACTACGACAAAACATCAGCAGTTTAGAAGAACAGCTCTTTAAAGCTAAAGAAGACACTGCAGAAATTAGAGTTCGTTCTGAAGAAGCTAAAACGGAGCTCCGCAACGAAAAAGAACTGCTCGGAAATCAGATTACCCGATACCAGGCAGATTTAGAGAATCTTCAACAAAAGAACACCGAACAAAAACAAGAAGTTGAAAAATTACAAGAAAAATTTACGAAAGAATTTGAGAATCTTGCGAATAAAATTCTAGACGAAAAAAGTTCTAAATTCACAGAACAGAACAAAGAGAATATCAAGAATATTTTAACGCCGCTGCAAGAAAGAATTCTCCTTTTTGAAAAAAAGGTTGATGACAGTCAAAAAGAAAGTGTGGGGATGCATTCAGCTCTAAAAGAGCAATTGGCCAACCTACAAACACAAAATTTAAAGATTACTCAAGAAGCAGAAAACTTAACGAAGGCCTTAAAAGGTGATAGTAAAATGCAAGGAAACTGGGGCGAATTAGTCTTAGAACGGGTGTTAGAAAAATCTGGATTAGAGAAAGACAGGGAATATTCCGTACAACAAAGTTTTACCCGTGAAGACGGTTCAAGAGTATTGCCTGATGTAATTATTAATTTACCTGACGGTAAAAAAATGATCGTAGATTCTAAAGTTTCATTAACGGATTACGAGCGTTATGTAAATGCAGAAGATGAATTTAAAGAAAAATTTTTAAAAGATCATATCAATTCACTACGGCGTCATGTGGATCAGCTTTCCGCTAAAAAATACGAAGATTTGTATGCCATGGAGAGTCCTGATTTTGTTCTATTATTTGTCCCGATTGAACCCGCATTTGCAGTCGCGATTAACAATGACAATTCACTGTACAACAAGGCATTTGAACAGAATATCATTATTGTAACACCTTCTACCCTATTGGCTACCCTACGTACCATAGATAGCATGTGGAACAACGAAAAACAACAACGTAATGCTATTGAAATTGCACGACAAGCTGGGGCGCTTTATGATAAATTTGAAGGTTTTGTAAGCGACTTACTTAAAGTTGGTAAAAAAATGGACGAAGCCAAAGGAGAATATAAAGGGGCTATGAATAAACTAACTGAGGGACGTGGTAACATTGTTTCTAGCATCGAAAAATTGAAGAAAATGGGTGCCAAGGCCAAAAAATCAATTCCTGAAAACCTTTTAAAAAGAGCTTACGACGATAGCGATGAGGATGTGGAAGAGCCCAAAAACGATCTGCGCTAG
- the pgl gene encoding 6-phosphogluconolactonase — MQVRIYPTKQEVAVKFSIFFADLVASNKTLNVALSGGSTPKIVFDYLAENYSDLDWTKVHFYWGDERCVPPTDDDSNYKMTLAHLLSKIAIPEQNIHRIQGENDPQKEAVRYSAVLEKELPSEHKIPKFDLVILGMGDDGHTASIFPHEIQLWEAKNHCVVALHPDSGQQRVSITGSIINNADLVAFLVTGVSKTKKVQEIIKETGDFKKYPATLVKPSSRKLIWFLDEDAAAGIR; from the coding sequence ATGCAAGTAAGAATATACCCAACAAAACAAGAAGTAGCAGTCAAATTTTCAATCTTTTTTGCTGATTTGGTGGCATCAAATAAAACCTTGAATGTTGCTTTATCAGGAGGAAGTACTCCAAAAATAGTGTTCGATTATTTGGCGGAAAACTACTCAGATTTAGATTGGACTAAGGTTCATTTTTATTGGGGAGATGAACGTTGTGTACCACCGACAGATGACGACAGTAATTATAAAATGACGCTAGCACATTTACTCTCTAAAATTGCCATACCAGAACAAAATATTCATAGAATACAAGGAGAAAACGATCCTCAAAAAGAAGCCGTTCGATATAGTGCTGTTTTAGAAAAAGAATTGCCAAGTGAACACAAAATTCCCAAATTTGATCTCGTCATCTTAGGCATGGGTGATGATGGGCATACCGCTTCTATTTTTCCACATGAAATTCAACTATGGGAGGCTAAGAACCACTGCGTGGTAGCGCTTCATCCGGACTCGGGTCAACAGCGTGTGAGCATCACGGGGTCTATTATTAATAATGCCGATCTGGTGGCTTTTTTAGTTACCGGCGTTAGTAAAACCAAAAAAGTACAAGAAATTATTAAAGAAACAGGAGACTTTAAGAAGTATCCTGCTACCTTAGTGAAACCAAGCTCTAGAAAGTTGATTTGGTTTTTAGACGAAGATGCAGCCGCAGGTATTCGTTAA
- a CDS encoding S41 family peptidase, with translation MKKQLYLVLALVFLFTSCSDNDDDVNTDVVVQDFMWKAMNTYYFWQQDVSNLADTKFPTSQEYQEFLASAPNPEVFFDSKLRFSEDRFSFYSDDYKELVNNFAGISKSNGLEFGLINSASRGVFGIVRYIIPNSDAATKNILRGEVFNGVNGQTLTLENYEELLFGNSDTYTLNMADITATTISRNDKEVTLTKQEGLTENPVFTTKTVVLSGKNIGYILYNGFTNEFDENLNAAFGQLKAENITDLVLDLRYNGGGSVNSARLLSSMIHGTDETKLLFRQRWNDKLQAQFTPAQLEDYFASRTASGTAINTLNLSKVYILVSRSSASASELVINGLRPYMDVILLGTTTRGKNEFSITLVDDASRPNGAYIYTSSRERNINPFNSWAIQPLVGRNENASGFSDYTSGFNPDIELAEDATNYGILGDVNEPLFARALQEITGVSGKRDFTVNVPTPIMTSSKMFTPLKDHMYIDKDINVNF, from the coding sequence ATGAAAAAACAACTTTACTTAGTGCTAGCCCTAGTATTCTTATTTACATCTTGCTCAGATAATGATGATGATGTAAACACTGATGTCGTCGTTCAAGATTTTATGTGGAAAGCTATGAATACCTATTATTTTTGGCAACAAGATGTTTCAAATTTAGCGGATACCAAATTTCCTACATCTCAAGAATACCAAGAATTTTTAGCTTCTGCTCCAAACCCTGAAGTTTTTTTTGATTCTAAACTTCGTTTTAGTGAAGACAGATTTAGCTTTTATTCCGATGATTACAAGGAGTTAGTCAATAATTTTGCTGGTATTTCAAAAAGTAACGGGTTAGAATTTGGATTAATTAATTCCGCAAGCCGAGGAGTATTTGGTATTGTTCGCTATATTATTCCTAATTCTGACGCGGCCACAAAAAACATCCTGCGGGGAGAGGTTTTTAATGGTGTCAACGGTCAAACGCTCACCTTAGAGAATTATGAAGAGTTACTTTTTGGCAATAGCGACACCTACACCCTTAATATGGCCGATATTACAGCAACGACAATCAGTAGAAATGATAAAGAGGTAACGTTAACGAAACAAGAAGGACTCACTGAAAATCCCGTTTTTACGACGAAAACTGTAGTATTGAGTGGTAAAAACATAGGCTATATCCTATACAATGGCTTTACCAACGAATTTGATGAAAATTTGAATGCGGCCTTTGGCCAATTAAAGGCTGAGAATATCACAGATTTAGTACTAGATTTGAGGTATAATGGTGGTGGATCCGTTAACTCAGCTCGTTTATTATCAAGTATGATTCATGGAACTGATGAAACAAAGCTTTTATTTCGTCAGCGTTGGAACGACAAATTACAAGCACAATTTACACCAGCACAATTAGAAGACTATTTTGCTAGCAGAACGGCTAGTGGCACCGCCATAAATACACTAAATTTATCAAAAGTGTATATTTTGGTAAGTAGAAGTAGTGCGTCTGCCAGCGAACTCGTTATAAACGGATTGCGACCGTATATGGATGTTATTTTACTAGGTACCACCACAAGAGGTAAAAATGAATTTTCTATAACCTTAGTAGATGACGCTAGTAGACCTAATGGTGCTTATATCTATACGAGTTCTAGAGAACGGAACATTAACCCCTTTAATTCTTGGGCTATTCAGCCACTGGTCGGTAGAAATGAAAATGCCTCCGGTTTCTCTGATTACACGTCGGGATTTAACCCTGACATTGAACTAGCCGAAGATGCCACTAATTACGGTATCTTAGGAGACGTTAATGAGCCTTTATTTGCAAGAGCTCTTCAGGAAATTACAGGAGTTTCTGGCAAAAGAGACTTTACAGTAAACGTACCAACTCCTATCATGACGAGCTCTAAAATGTTTACGCCTCTAAAAGACCACATGTATATAGATAAAGACATAAACGTCAATTTCTAA
- a CDS encoding ABC transporter substrate-binding protein has product MKHSLLFLLVVFSFSCKLEKKEAAIETHHTSKELLFAKGFTIEKQDSGVTLITLKSPWPGAEKAFTYALVPKEKIREIKLNKKAYDAIVAVPIEKVIVTSTTHVPALESLGVANKLVGFPDTRYISSEETRALVETGKILELGVNGALNTEMVIALQPDLVVGYSLNSENNNYETIQAAQIPVVYNGDWMEESPLGKAEWIKFFAAFFDKEKEADHYFLEVATAYQEAKALAKTATNKPQVISGAIYKDIWYLPGGKSWAAQFISDASANYIYHDNEESGSLSLSWESVLEKGQSADFWISPAQFTSHNAMLENSPHYQQFDAFKKRQVYSFAGTVGSTGGVIYYELAPNRPDVVLKDLIHIFHPELLPNYTPYFFKPLK; this is encoded by the coding sequence ATGAAGCATAGCTTACTATTCTTACTCGTTGTTTTCTCTTTTTCCTGTAAATTAGAAAAAAAGGAAGCTGCGATTGAAACTCATCATACCAGTAAAGAACTGCTATTTGCTAAAGGTTTTACGATTGAAAAACAAGATTCAGGCGTGACCCTAATTACCCTAAAATCGCCCTGGCCAGGTGCTGAAAAGGCATTTACCTATGCTTTGGTTCCCAAAGAAAAAATACGGGAGATTAAGCTAAACAAAAAAGCTTACGACGCTATTGTAGCGGTCCCTATTGAAAAAGTAATCGTAACTTCGACCACACATGTCCCTGCTCTTGAAAGTTTGGGTGTCGCGAACAAACTAGTAGGTTTTCCGGATACCAGATACATCTCTTCAGAGGAAACAAGAGCTTTGGTGGAGACTGGAAAAATTTTAGAATTAGGTGTAAACGGAGCATTAAATACCGAAATGGTTATTGCACTGCAACCCGATTTAGTTGTTGGTTATAGTTTGAATAGTGAAAACAACAACTACGAAACCATACAAGCCGCCCAAATTCCGGTGGTATACAATGGTGATTGGATGGAAGAATCCCCTTTAGGTAAAGCGGAATGGATTAAGTTCTTCGCTGCTTTTTTTGATAAGGAAAAAGAAGCGGACCACTACTTTTTAGAAGTAGCTACTGCCTATCAAGAAGCAAAAGCATTAGCAAAAACGGCCACAAATAAGCCTCAGGTAATTAGCGGTGCCATCTACAAAGACATCTGGTATTTGCCAGGAGGAAAAAGTTGGGCGGCACAATTTATTTCAGATGCCAGCGCCAACTATATATATCATGACAACGAAGAAAGTGGGAGTCTTTCTTTAAGTTGGGAAAGTGTGTTAGAAAAAGGGCAAAGCGCTGATTTCTGGATATCCCCTGCGCAATTTACAAGCCATAATGCAATGCTAGAAAATAGTCCACATTACCAACAATTTGATGCTTTTAAAAAGCGACAAGTTTATTCGTTTGCGGGAACTGTGGGCAGTACTGGTGGGGTCATCTATTATGAATTGGCTCCAAACCGCCCTGATGTAGTATTAAAAGATTTAATTCATATTTTTCATCCTGAATTATTACCGAATTATACACCCTACTTTTTTAAACCTTTGAAATAA
- a CDS encoding acyl-CoA thioesterase → MNDYKTSKESRVSITELMLPSHSNFGGKVHGGHILNLMDQIAFACASKHSRSYCVTASVNKVDFLNPIEVGELVTLKAAVNYTGRTSMVVGVRVESENITTGKKKHCNSSYFTMVAKDINGKSIPVPGLIVNDIQGARRYARSIQRKTEATSRSSRFDPANFKIEEHLAGLATENIKLDL, encoded by the coding sequence ATGAACGACTATAAAACATCAAAAGAATCGCGTGTTTCCATCACCGAATTAATGCTGCCCTCACACTCTAATTTTGGAGGTAAAGTCCATGGAGGCCATATTTTAAATTTAATGGATCAGATTGCTTTTGCCTGCGCTTCTAAACATTCGCGCAGTTATTGTGTAACGGCATCCGTAAATAAGGTAGATTTTTTAAATCCTATTGAGGTTGGTGAATTGGTGACCTTAAAAGCGGCAGTGAATTATACAGGCAGAACATCCATGGTAGTGGGCGTTCGGGTAGAATCGGAAAACATTACCACCGGAAAAAAGAAGCATTGTAATTCCTCTTATTTTACAATGGTGGCTAAAGATATAAACGGGAAAAGCATTCCTGTTCCTGGACTCATTGTGAATGATATACAAGGAGCCAGACGCTATGCCAGAAGTATTCAAAGGAAAACAGAGGCGACCTCCAGAAGTTCAAGATTTGATCCTGCCAATTTTAAAATTGAGGAGCATTTAGCAGGCTTAGCTACCGAAAATATTAAATTAGACCTTTAA
- a CDS encoding ABC transporter ATP-binding protein, translating to MKLETNNIVKEKALEIKNLNIGYKSKKHETVVAHGISFDLIQGELTAIVGINGIGKSTLLRTIGAVQPKLSGAIMIDGKELSTYSTLHLASKISLVLTEGLATKNLSVIELIALGRQPYTNWLGTLSVQDKEKTKEAIQLVEIEALQHKRCYELSDGQLQRVLIARALAQDTPLMLLDEPTTHLDLYHKVQLLKLLKHIAHKTNKTILFTTHEIEVAIQLCDKMLILNKENSVFGQPCELIKEAHFEKLFPTDMIQFDANSGSFKIK from the coding sequence TTGAAACTTGAAACAAACAACATAGTGAAAGAAAAAGCCTTAGAAATCAAAAACCTAAACATAGGGTATAAAAGCAAAAAACATGAAACTGTTGTGGCTCATGGTATTTCTTTTGACTTGATTCAAGGAGAATTAACGGCCATTGTCGGCATCAACGGAATCGGAAAATCTACCTTGCTCCGCACTATTGGAGCTGTACAACCAAAACTTTCAGGAGCCATCATGATTGACGGCAAAGAGCTTTCGACCTACTCTACCCTGCACCTGGCCTCTAAAATTAGCTTGGTACTTACCGAAGGCTTAGCAACAAAAAATTTAAGCGTTATTGAATTAATTGCATTGGGCAGACAACCTTACACCAATTGGCTTGGAACCCTAAGCGTACAAGACAAAGAAAAAACAAAAGAGGCGATTCAATTGGTAGAGATTGAAGCACTACAACATAAACGATGTTACGAGTTGAGCGACGGACAGTTACAGCGTGTATTGATTGCAAGGGCCTTGGCTCAAGATACACCTTTAATGCTTCTCGATGAACCTACTACACATTTAGACTTATATCATAAAGTGCAGCTCCTAAAGCTACTTAAACATATAGCACACAAAACAAATAAAACCATTTTATTTACGACCCATGAAATTGAAGTTGCGATTCAGCTTTGTGATAAAATGTTGATACTAAATAAAGAAAATAGTGTTTTTGGACAACCCTGTGAATTGATTAAAGAGGCCCATTTTGAAAAATTATTTCCTACAGATATGATTCAATTTGATGCAAATTCCGGGAGTTTTAAAATAAAATAA
- the zwf gene encoding glucose-6-phosphate dehydrogenase, with protein MQKTNNQMLIIFGASGDLTARKLIPAIYSLYKGKHLPENFVVLGTSRSALTDGEFRKKVVQESTYLSNKLEKEDSDFINTFSEKIFYEDIGDNYETNYGRLSARIGDLNRKYETNDNYIFYLSTPPSLYEIIAKNLCDAGLTNEDEGWKRIIVEKPFGYSLSTAKELNTGLQKYFHENQIYRIDHYLGKETVQNLLVTRFANSIFEPLWNRNAIHHIEITNAETVGVEKRGGYYDKSGALRDMFQSHLLQIVSLIVMEPPINSSAEEIRNEKVKALKSLRIMTDEKILSENTIKGQYIASKLNGERLKGYREEEGVDPNSKTETFAAVKFFVDNWRWKDVPFYVRTAKRMPTKVTEVVIHFKTPHHQIFKDQNLGNKDNKLIIRIQPDEGILIKFGVKVPGQGFKVERANLDFYYSSLADSNIMQAYERLLLDCMQGDATLYARADEVEAAWAFVDPILDYWENGKEVKTYGYSAGVWGPKNSDDLIEGSLGWRNPGEQLIDDDGFCEIC; from the coding sequence ATGCAAAAAACGAACAACCAAATGCTTATTATCTTTGGTGCTTCAGGAGATTTAACAGCACGAAAATTAATACCAGCCATTTACAGTTTATACAAAGGAAAGCATTTGCCTGAAAATTTTGTTGTTTTAGGGACGAGCAGAAGTGCTCTAACCGACGGCGAGTTTCGAAAGAAGGTAGTACAAGAAAGCACCTATCTTTCAAATAAATTAGAGAAGGAAGATTCGGATTTTATCAACACATTTTCTGAAAAAATATTTTACGAGGATATCGGGGACAATTATGAAACAAACTACGGTCGTTTAAGCGCACGTATTGGAGATTTAAATAGGAAATACGAAACCAACGACAATTATATATTTTATCTTTCTACACCGCCTAGTTTGTACGAAATTATTGCTAAAAACTTGTGTGACGCTGGTTTAACGAATGAAGATGAAGGTTGGAAGCGGATTATTGTAGAAAAGCCTTTTGGGTATAGTTTAAGCACTGCTAAAGAGTTAAATACAGGATTACAGAAATATTTTCATGAAAATCAGATTTATAGAATAGACCATTATCTGGGTAAAGAAACTGTTCAGAATTTATTGGTTACCCGCTTTGCGAATTCTATTTTTGAGCCTTTATGGAATCGAAATGCGATTCACCATATCGAAATTACGAATGCAGAAACAGTAGGCGTAGAGAAAAGAGGTGGTTATTACGACAAATCGGGCGCTTTACGCGATATGTTTCAAAGTCATTTATTGCAGATTGTTTCATTAATTGTCATGGAGCCCCCTATAAATTCATCGGCTGAAGAAATACGGAATGAAAAAGTAAAAGCTTTAAAATCATTGCGCATTATGACCGATGAAAAAATTCTTTCGGAAAATACCATCAAAGGTCAATATATCGCCTCCAAACTAAATGGAGAAAGATTAAAGGGATATCGAGAAGAAGAAGGCGTAGATCCGAACTCTAAAACTGAAACTTTTGCCGCGGTAAAGTTTTTTGTAGATAATTGGCGCTGGAAAGATGTCCCGTTTTATGTGCGTACTGCCAAACGTATGCCTACTAAAGTGACAGAGGTAGTAATTCATTTTAAAACGCCGCACCATCAAATTTTTAAAGACCAAAATCTCGGAAATAAGGATAATAAACTGATCATCAGGATTCAGCCTGATGAAGGTATTTTGATTAAATTTGGTGTAAAAGTACCTGGACAAGGCTTTAAAGTGGAGCGTGCAAACTTAGATTTTTATTATTCTAGTTTAGCAGATTCGAATATTATGCAGGCCTATGAACGCTTATTGTTAGACTGTATGCAAGGTGATGCCACACTCTATGCCAGAGCCGATGAAGTAGAAGCCGCTTGGGCTTTTGTGGACCCTATTTTAGATTATTGGGAAAATGGAAAGGAAGTAAAAACCTACGGCTATTCTGCCGGTGTTTGGGGACCTAAAAATTCTGATGATTTAATTGAAGGTAGCTTAGGATGGCGAAACCCTGGTGAACAATTAATAGATGATGACGGTTTTTGTGAAATTTGTTAA